Within the Aspergillus luchuensis IFO 4308 DNA, chromosome 5, nearly complete sequence genome, the region AACAATGAGCCTCGGGGCGGTTGATACAACATCTAAGCCGGCAAATTCTGCCAGAATCACCAGGAAGACGGGTGTGTCTGCAGCTAGAGGCCCACTTACCTCTGAGAAAAAACGGTATCTCGTACGGCTGAGAGATGAGGGATACACGTGGAACCAAATAAGCGCCAAGTTTCCtggcagaaagaaggaaagccTCCAGGCAGCTTATTATAGAGAATTGAAGCGCTTGCCAACTCGGGTCTCCCAACGTTTGGAGCGTACTTCCAGCTCACATACTAGATCAAAGGAATCAAGCAATCCCGAGAGTCGAAAACGATGTCAGGTGAAGAGGATAAGATGTTCACGCTACAATCTCCGATGTAGGAGCGATCGTTGAATTCAAACAGGCTACTATAACAACTGGAGAGCAACCTTCCCTTCATATTTTGGATTACACGGACTCTGCCACTACAGGGAAGAAGCGTTCTTTACGCTCTATAAACTTCAAACGAACGACGCGATACTGATATTCTTCGGGAGGTGGCTGTAGCCGATTTCTGGCGTAACCTCAGTTTCAATCACTCATTGCCATGTcaacttcttttcttgctacCTCTTGATATCATCGTCTTTTCTCCCCTGCGTCCGTATAACTCCTGGGCTTCCCTTTCCAGGGGATGATAGCCGTGACTTGCGATGTGAGTCCCACGGAGGAGCCGCCCCTATCTTTGAATCAGAGTGCAAGTGGGTCAGGACGGGAAGTCGAGGTAGGAGTCTGCGGCAGTAGCCTTGTCAGAGGGATCCATGTAGATTGACTTCGTGCTTGGCTTCTGGATACGAGGGGAGCGCCGTACTTGAGTCTGCACATTCCATTCGTGCAATGAAGACCGCAAGAACCAAAACCCCCTCAGCTCCCGGAGACCGAACCCCACTGGTGGATATTCCCCCGAAAAATCAGACGATCAACGTTAAAGGTTACTGAGGAAAGATAGAGCTACGGGGCAGGAAGTTCGAAAGTTGCTACCTTATTGTGTAAAACATATATAAAGGTAGCTCGTCCTCTCGGTCCATCTAccagaagaacaacaccACTCCGACTCCCGCATTCCCACGCATCTACCACACACAGCCCCGTCAAAATGTACACCCGCGCCCAGGTTCTCGCAGCTCTTGCTGCTATCTCCGCCAGCGGCGCGAACGCTGCCATGGGTCCTGCCTTCAGCACTGGTCCTGTCTCCgacgacttcttcatccgttAAGCTATCTCaactctcatcctccgcaacgGCCCCAGCGGTGGTTTTTCCGATGCCATCACCTCCCTGTGGGTTGGCATGGGCACCTCCAACAGTGACCTGATCCAGTCCAATGCCGACAACTGGCAGCAGAGCAACTGGACCATGTACGCTTATACTCTCATGGAGACTAGCGGTTAGTGACCACAGAATCTCAACAAACGAACTAAATTCTTACCCGGTCCTTTGCACAGCCACTACCCAGGAGCCCATCTACGGTGATGGCCAGGCAGACGGCACTAAGGGCGACAAGGTCACCATGCACTGTATGTGACATCTACAAGCCATCTTTCCTGCCTCTCAGCTAAATATCGCGATACACACAAGTTCGATGGCTCGACCGGCAGCTACACCTAGACCGTTCTGATCAACGGCAAGACCgcctccaccctctccaccagcgATGGCAAGGCCTTGGGCTGGGGAAGCGCTGTCGAGTGTGCCGAGGACAACTTGCGACACTGTCGGTGCTCACTGTAAGTTGCACAATGACATTACCGAAGCATCTTCGCTGTGCTGATAAAATCACTCTTGAGCTTGTGCACGGTTATTGCCAACGGGTTCCATTTCATGGGTGGAACATGAGGAGGAGCGGCAGAAATGGAACTTGCTTCTAAAAGGCCTTAATCAGGATGACCTGAACGtgcaggatgaagatggtcgtACCCCACTCTCTCATGCGGCAGAGGTTGGAAGCGCATGGGTTGTGGATAAGCTGATCAAAACTGGAGCTGATCTCTACCAATGCGACCAAAACGGACAATCGACCTTACCTTGGGCAGCGCAATCCGGAGAAAGAGAATCGATGGAGATACTGAGTTGGAATGCCGGTgtctttgatgatgaggacaacCGAGGCTGGACGCCCTGTCATCATTTTCTACAACGGGAGCCTGAGTCAGCTGAGGATACGATTTCAGGATTCTTCCACTTATCTGGGACAGAAGCCATTCCCAAGAGGTCGGACACCTTGCCTGGCGCAAGGTGTTCTCGAGTATTAGCGTGTCGACGCGAGTGGCAGCCGACTATATCAGCACGTCCTTGTTATCTACGCCTACTGCTTGTGGCCTCACTTTGCTGTCGCGTGCTGTCCAGCTTGATAGAATTCTAATCGTCGCAATACTCCTCACCATCGAGGATATCAACATAGGCGTGCCAGACGGGGATGGTAAAACGCCACTCTGGAGAGCGATAGAAGCCGGAAATCGCGAAATCACCGAATTACTATGGAATTATGATGATGTAACTTTGAGGCTACTCGCAACGAGTGCTCAAGGCCGATCTAACCTGCTAGAATGGGTTGTAAACAACAGGTATCCATTCACCAGACGGCATGGTCCAGATAACCAGACAGCGTTTCATATAATGCTTGACATCCCTAATATTGGCGTTATGGAGCATCACCTCATACAATTCATAATTGCCCAAGTACCCAATTTGCCCACGGACACCGTTGAAGCCCCAACATACGTGAGTTCAGAATTTCGAGAGGGAGCCGACAGACGTGGCTTATTTACTTGATATAGCTTTGAATTACTGTACAACAGATCTTGCTCGGTTCAAGTTTGGGCTTTCGGTGCTCTCTGCAAAAAATCGCGGGGAAATTTCCAGCTGTCAGCTATCTAGGATAAGCTGAATTCAGCAGAGTGAGACTTACCATGCAGATGTAATTTTGCAGGTGAATATGACGGGTATTCTCCACGTCTTGGTCACAACGTAGGAAGGTGGTCACCAGATTATCGAAAACCAGAGTTGTTACCCCCACCATGGTCGCCGTTGGATGCATATCCGATCAGATGGGTTTTGGAATAAAACAAAGATATGAGAACGTCTAGAGCACCTATAACTAGTtggatgctgctggtggtggttatttcattttgtttGACCTGATCTACGTCAGCAGCATTTGACCATGTTTGACCACCAGGTATTACCCGTGAGTAAATCATGTGCAGTTATGGCCTATGATAAAGGCGGTGTCTACTAACTTGCCCCCTCTCAGAATAGTTCAGGCTGCTCACCTTTGGCTCAGCTTTGCTAAGTGATCAGGTAGGTCAGCCACTGAGCTCTCTGTTGCACAGACTGGGCGCTTAGTAATGCATAGCAAAGACTGAGCTCCATCCCGCAAATTTCCGTGTAGGTGCGTGTCTTTTACGATGGTATGTACAATTAACCGAATCGACTTGAGCAGCTATACTTCCCGGTTCTTCGCATAGCATATGTGCCTATATATGACACATCTATGTCAATAGCGCGCATGGTATCAACCTTAAGAACGATTCTGGAGCTCAATCAAGGAATCTCGATGAATTATGGAAGGAACGAAGACGCCTTTACATTCTAAACACTATACACATATGCAAGACTTTAGTTGCACCGGTACGAACCTAGACACTTCACATGGCGAGGGCCCAAAGTTTGCGAATGCGCAAAACTTGAATGCGATGGACCATGACGACACGACTTGCAAAGGTTCTTCCAGGGACCGGACAGCAATTCGGACAGATGATATCAGAGCATGGGCCTAGGGTGGGCTTTGAGAGACATCATAGTTTCACCTTCAGATTGACTACTTTGACCGAGTTTTCTAGTATCCCTGCCTCTTCACAAGCGACAGTCACTGCATTGAGGTCTAATTTCTATCTTCACAGGCCCAGACACTCGGTGCTATGATAGGGTCAGACTACCTGCGACCGATGCGATATTTAGAAAATGCCACTGCGCCACAGTACAGTATTTCTACATATATAGACTGCATAGCTGGCATGGAAATGTGATGGCTGAGGGTGCAGATACAAGCGTCTTGACGACTATACCGACTCTTGATCCTTGACTCTCCCTATTCCAGTCCTCCCTTCGTATCTAAAGCCGTGCCATCTTCCTTTAGCGACCAAAGCAAGGTTGCAGCGACCTTTGCTGATTTGTTGAACGTTCGATCATTGTAACAGACATGCTATGTGCATGCTCCACTAGATTATACGTACTTAATTTTCTagttcttctctttccttttcagTGTCCGCCCCTCGCTGCTTTTTGCTTGCTAAGTAGCTTCAACACGTCTTAGAACGCTCTGAGCAGCCCAAACAAGTCGGCTTCGAACAACGTCAACTTGCCGGGCCATCGCTCTTGCATGTCTAGGAGATTTtggatcttcttgttgttcttggtgcTGCGAATAGTGCCGTATACCTGGTGGCCGGTCTTAAaaggagctgctggaccACATGCCTGGTGATAGACCCGCCCGCACCCGTCACAAGAGAAATAGAGCCTACCATACAGTTCTGTGATAAGAATAGAATGCAACGCTTAGGCggtgggagggagatagaAGTGTTATCGCAGCTCTTTTCTACCCTTTGACTTTTGCCTCTCCAATTTAGGTCGCACCGATATGGTTGGATTAGTACATGGTATTTATTAGCCATGCGTACGAATGGCAGAAGATCTACTTCGATTGTGGCTCGATTGAAGTGGGTCCTTGTTCGGAGGGTGGGGGTTATCAGTTCTCCCGACTTGGCTCCATGGTACGCACGACCACTCAGGCGAAAGTGGTGGCAATTGGGCATCTCCCGAGCAGCAAGTGCTATTATAGCGAATGTGGAGAATGGAGTCGTCAAAAAGGTAGTGATGATGTGAAACGGACCTAGGCattgtagatgatgatgatgatgatgtcatACTTTGACCCCTCGCGAATTGAAGCGATATGCAGGATCCCCCTATCTACTTCTCTCTATATACACTCCTTATGTGCGCTATTACTTTCCGCACGAATTTGGAGTCTCGTCGAGGCCTATGTTGGCCTAGTTGCCtggtgttctgttctgcGGCTCCCGTGGCGCGTGATTTCGGAACCTCTGGGACGCTTCTACAAAGTCCAGTACAGCCCCGAGGATGCTGCTGTCTTGTTCAGCGTCTTGTGTCTTACCTTCCTTAGCTGAATGCACCCCCGATCTTCCTCTGTAGTTGTCGACGCAGATCTCTGAGACTTGGGCAGTCCACCAGTACGTGGACTACTGTCTCGCGAGccccacacacacatctaCTATCGTCTCGGAAACCATGTTGTTTCTTGTACGTCGCCAACCACGAGTGACCCGTCCGTAGTTGTGTGAGTAGGTAAGCTCAGTTCCGTGGGAGCGATCCGTACAGTCTTCGGGTACGGATCGCGGGTAGGGTTTTGTCGATCTGGCGGTGCCCTCCCTTTGTAGACTTGGCCCACTCTTCCTTCCACTCGTTGAGAACTCTCTTCCGGATGAAGCCGTTTTCCCGCGAGAGAAGGGGCTTGAAGGGGTGCATCTTCCTCGGGCCTACCGCTTCCTTTGCCAGCCGGTCGGGCTCGTCGTTTCCGGGATCGTTGCAATGCCCTGGCACCCAGTGGAGGCGAATTGGGATTCCTCGCGCTATCATTTCGGAGGCTGCCTGCAGTATGGCTCGGATGATTCGTTGGCCGGACTTGTTGGCCGAATTACGAATCGCTTGTAGTGCGGACATGCTGTCGCTGAGAATAGTCGCGGGTTGTTTCCCCCTGTCTAAACGGCCTTGCCTCTTCGTTGTTACTTGAAGGACCAGGCTAATGGCGTAGAAGATTGCCATGAGTTCGGCTGCGGCCCCTAGGTGGTTTTGCTGGCCGGATGCATCGAAGACCGTCGTTCCAGGCATATTCCGTCTGGCTGCGGTGTTCTCTTTCGCCTTTTCTCGGTTTGGTTCGATATCGATCTCAGCGAACGTTTGCCCTCGCCAGGGCGCTAGTGGTGTGGGGTCGATTGTCTCTAGGGCTTGCAGGCGGCGGAGGTCCCTTATTTGTAGTGTTTGAGCCAGCACGAAGTGGCAGTGGTGTCCGAGATGTGTGCTGGGGGTTCTTGTTCGGGCCATTATCTCTTGGATAGCCATTGTAGATGTTGATGAAATGGCCCTCCCTTGTCCGAGTAGGGCACGGCTCGGGCGAACAAACCATCCGATCTTACTTGCAATACACTTGGGTTTTCAGAATACTTTGCTGGTACACTGCGGATATTTATCGTAAGTAGGACCACATTAAATTGCAGTTCCGATAAACTTTTAGACATGACCCTGACGATAGCCCAAACAAGATCTCGTCCGAAATTAGAAGACCGCTCATTCCGCATATAACGATAATTTTCATATATCCTGACCTGCAATGGCGCGTAATCTGGATATTGGTAGCAGATTATTGTGGAACCCCACACTTTAGACGGCCTTCCGGTAGAATTGAAGCAGAGTAGGTAGACGAATCCATGATGTCGAGTGCTTATAATCTGGTTCTACtgcctttcttctttggtcCACGGTATCTATACGCTCTTATTGGTGCTACTATGTCCCTCACACTTCCGACATGAGGTATATCTGTTCTAAGCTTTAGGATTATCCTATCAAACGATTAAGATCAGCCTCAAATTTTCCAATTTCATCACTAATAGTCAAGAATGAATGGACAGGACGATGTCGCCGTCGTGCTGGGACTGGTTTATGGCCATCATTTTATCGTCGAAATGACAATCAAATTGATGGTCAAATATTGTCCGATAACCCATAGCCGACAGCCACTGAACACTGGCAGCTTCACCTCTAGATGTAGTTTGCTTCAGGGACGTCTCAAATTATCGTTTGGAGCGGAGAATCATGTTTTAACGCAAGTTGCCTCCCTAGGAAGTTTGCCAATATTCTGTTCTTCAAATCCTGGATGACGGCTTCTAAATTAATCGGGTCCTGATACCCTGCGTGTTGCACATTCAGATGAACCCGGTCTACTTCGTTCATTTGAAGCAAAGCAGATTGTCCTAATATGCCGGACTCATCCTGGATGGCCTCGTATAGGTTTCTGGATATCTTCCCGGACATCAGATGTGCCACTGCTGATTCCAGAGAATGAAGCAACGCCACCATTGCTGGTCGTGCGTAGAAAGTGTGTGTGGCAAGGGCATTGACCCCGTTGTTGGTTAGACTAACATTCTTGCTGCAATCATGTCAGCTTAGCGTAAGAATAAGTCGACTAGTGACAAAACCTACATGGTGGACATCAATTCCTCGCTACATATCAGTGCGAAGCCCAGACCTACTATGCTAGCAATGACCCACAACCATCTACCTTGTCTGAGGTAATTGTGTATCAAGTCACGTTCGCTCTTGGAGGGATCCCCCAGACCACAGGCGTGAGCAATGCAGTTCATCACATATGccttcttttgctctgctgctcGTCGGGGTCGTGGACAGTAGCACTCTGGGAATTGGCACATTTCTTCATAATTCAGGACCAGCAGCATCCGCGCGGCTCGCTGGCCCACTGCATCTGGAACCATGTTATTTTTGAGCATAACAGCGTAAGTAGCTGCCGCTTCAACACCCATCCACTCTAATGGCAGTCCCAATGCATGGAGGCCTTGGGAAACGTTTGCATTCCAGGAATCCAACAGTGGCTCCAAAACAGTGCGTGGTGCAGGGTCAATCAGACGTGCACTGAGCCTCAGAACTTGCTCAAGATCGGCTCTTCTGAGCCATTGACCGTCTTCCGGAGCCCTGCAAGCCTTTCGCAAAAGGCAGATAGTACGATCTGGGATTAGATATAACGGTGTACCATGGTTGATCGGCCTCTCGGAGCCCTCGTCTGGCATTTGGGGTATTGAAGGGGTGGCTGGAGACTTGAGTTTGCttattctttcccctcctcttcttcttttgtctgGTACAGTCGTCCGAGTCTTCCGTATGTCAATGCGAGGCTCGATTCTATCTGGTTGGGTTCTGCTTTGTGGAAGGGCATCTCCGTGGGATGTCAGCTGGTTCCCTGTGTTCGTGATGTTCTCGTATGTAGTGGCAGGAATGTTGTCGTCTATATAAAGAACCGGTCGCAGGTTATTATGAGAACCACAGTAATGAAAGGATGCTCAGGGAGTTAGGTCCCTACCTTCGCCTGTGGGGTGGCTGCACGCAATCACTTCGCTGCCTCTGCTTACGGCCCATGATTGAATAGCGTTGACCTTGCGAGCCCTTTGGAGTACATCGGCGAGTTGGACAGGAGTCAGGATTTGTGCTTTTGTCAGGATCTCAATCAGACTCCCTGCAAGCTAAAACCACTTAGCATTGATTCTCAACATGAAGATCAAGCTCACCTTTGCCAGGCTCTCTTCTGGTAAGCTCTCACATCCCACTTCGCCATACCTAGGGGAATTCTTGTTGTATGAGTACGGGGCCACTCAACAAGACCTCAAGACATACCTGAAAGCTGACGATGACATCTGGCATATTTTGTAGACCCAGCGTATGTCAATGTGCTAGAAAAGTGATCGGCCTATGAGACAACTTCTGTTTAGGATGCCACAAACCGGCACTGCAAAAGAAGCTGTAATACTGGCGACCCATGTGAACCGCGCCGTGGAGAGTTCACTGATGTCTTAAAAGAGCGTTAGCGAAGCTCAGGTCCGTCTCTGAAGTAGGGATGGGTGGTCACGAACATCGTGTGCATACTAAATGAAGAGTATCAATCCGAAGGTGGAAGGTGAAAAAATGTGAGCTTTGCAATCGTGACAGTGGGCAAAGTGTAGCAGCAATGTCAAGACCCGCGATCGGGTCCCCTAGCTTCGCTTATAATGAAATCCTACTGGAGCAGTGCCCTATCTGTCGATAATAAATCAAGGTTCGCATATAGAAAACCAGCGGCAAGTGGTATGAGGCAAGGTGAATGAAGTCCACCGGAAAGTCTAAGTTGGTAAAAGATAAGTTTAGGGCGGTATATTGGCCACGATTGTGGCTGCTACCAGGGGCCATATGGGTGAATGAGAGCTGACACGTGGGAAAAGTAAAACACCATAAATTGACCGTCAGAGACGGGAGGTGAAGCAAAACTCTGTTTGTATTTCAGGGTTCAAGTAACCGGTGTTAGTAGCCAGTAGTGAAATTTAAGTGTTTTTGACCAATGTGGATAAACCATTCGTATTGCGGTGCACGACAAAGTCCGGCCGCAGGAGTGCATCGATATCGCCGATCATAACCCCGGAGTATTCGGATGAGAAGCAAGAGTATGTACGTGCGAATCGAAAACATCACAAACCAATGACTTGAAAGAGCGAACAGCTTGTTGCTCAAGGAATCACTGCTGGATCTTGACACTACCGTGATAAAGTGTCGGGTTACTCTGAATCGCTTCCGTACGTTACATATGGAGATCTTGTACGCCAAGATCTACAGGATGCGAGATCTCCTTTGCCCATGGTCAAATAATTTACAGAATCCGTTGCCGCCTGAAATCCAGTTAACTTCATTTCCTGGCTCCTGTGCTTCTGTGCGAAATTGCGGTTTGCGGTACTCACAAGGATCAGCATACCACAGCAGGATTCACAGATGGGTTGGAAATATAAAGGTCGAAGTCTCCGCTGACCTCCTGCATGCACCCATATCTCATGGGGGATGTTCAGGGCATGCACAGTCATCACATGAGAGAGGTGAAAGGTATCTACCGTGCCAAGGGATTCAAGGCTCGCTGTTGAAATAAGTCACCAGTCAGAATTCCTTCAGCTCAGGACGCACCAGACGTAACAAGAGATCAGATATAATCACGTCACTAATCCCACTGCATCCTCTACAATTTTTCTCCTACTTCTATCAATTTCTATATAAGGACTTCATGTCTCGGATCGCTCCATTCAGAAAACGGCGTCGATCGGAAAGCGCTAAGGCCAAGACCCAGCAGAGAAGCAAACTGAAGAAGACGTTGATCAGAAAAGCCGCCCAGTACAGTATTGAGTGTGAATCCGATGTATTCGTCATGATACGGGTCAAGAGAAGCGGCCAAAGGTATATTTTCaattcttctccatcagaaAATTGGCTTCCATCAATGCCAGAGCTGGTAAGTCCCCGGTTTCGCAGACACAAGACGGAATCTAACGAGTATAGAGTGGATATTATCCAACACCGATGATAAAGActctggaagatgttgttaCCCAACACAAGCATTGCCCTGAACCAGATCAGGAAGAAGTCGGAACACGTGTAATTCCATCGGTGAAGGAGGCTGTGTAGGGGTTATCGTCTTGTCGGAACTGCGGCCTGGAAAATCTCTCGAAACTTATATGCGTGTACGTTGGCTGCTCAAATAAATACGCGGATATCCAATTTAGATACCCTGAGCATGATTGGGGGGCCCCGAAAGCGGGCCGATTCTGCTTATTCAAGTTCCTATGGATGTAGTGAAAGCCAGTGTGATAATTGATGATATAATATTGAGGCTATACGtagggaggggagtggggaATTTTTGGCTTACAGTGCTTATAGTGCTATACGACTCGTCGTTTGACGTTCCCTCCGCTGGCACATTCGGTAACCTGGTCATACCATATCTCTGTCGGCCCCCTTCTTCGCGCCTCTCGCTACGTGAACCCTAGATAGGAAACAAGAACACTCatatctctatatattcttatttgcTGCTAGTAGAGCCGTTTCAACATATACTATAGTGTCGCTACGCACGACGGCGGTGAAGTCAAGATCTTATACGATTGGAGCTCGCGCCGGATTAGGCCGTTAGTGTAGGACGGCTTCTCCAATAGTGGAGAACCAGCGCAAGGCGGCAGAGGCCGTCACAAAAAGTCCGAGTGGTCTGATTATAAAGACTGGTAAAAGTATTTGAGGTATACAGATTCGTCATATTTTTCTCGATTATTTTGTCAGATCCACAATGGAACAGGTAATGAAATATGGAGAAAACTCTATCAGGATTAGCGTGTTATGTGGTAGGCGACGCATCTGATAAAGGGGGTATAATTTAAAGCCTGGTCGAATGGACATTTTCGGAACTGTTCTAGATCTATTCCATGCTCAGATACCTTCGGAGCTTTTAAGCTCTTGCTGGGGAGCAACAGGATATTGTTGGCGCGTATATAGACATCATGGCGATATTGAGTCTTTCAAAGCTTCCGCTGCCTCCACGTGATCCAAGATCAATCTTGTCGATCGTATAGACGGCCAATTCCGCTTCACTAACATAATGCTGCCCTAAGGGCCGCCGTTAGTTCCAAATCATATCAAAAGTATAGCAACGGCTCTACTGTCAAGGAGAGTGGAGTGATTATTCGTACCCTAGAGGTGTATGAGTTCTATTCACGTACTGCACCGCAACAAAGCAAGAATATCAAAGTTTTGCCAGGGCATCTCTAAATAGACTCGAGGAACCCGGCTCACAGAAAGCCCAGGTAATGCTATCGTTCATCAGTAGCATCTCCCTGGCACGCCTCCGTCGGGTGGAGCTTTCGATGTACAGCAACGCAGCCCTCATTCAGGTGGGAATATGCCCAAAATAAGTGGCCGTACTGCCATCTTCGCTTTACGCCCTGTGTGCTTTCGTATAGTCTGCTTCTGAATCATCGGAAAAGTGGGATATCTCCGGATATTGCATGGGAGGTGAACGCGGCTCTGTATGATGGCTCCTGCTTGCGGCTGATGCGTGGCCGATCCAAATCATGCCCGTACGTCGTCTGCAAATCCATCGGTAAAAAGGCCGGTGCAAGACAAACATCAACAGGAATATAGTAGTGCCTCCAACGGCCGCGCTGACTGACATGCCCAAGCTCCGACGCGATATAGTCCGTGCGCGGCGAAGACCATCAATCACCGAACCGCTGCGAACGgatgttgctgttgcggTATCAGTAGATTTTGGCGTCCTACTTGGGCCGTTCGACACATCCAAGGTCGTCGACGCCGTCTGATGGTCCACAAACCCTGCATCACTCCACGTGGTTACCGACGCCATCGAACTGGAATTCAACGTCGTACTAGGCTGCGGATTATCAGAGCCTGTGAGTCTGTTATTCTCCCTATCGGGAGATGGAATACTAATCGTATATCGAGGCAGGGAACCTTCAGATAGACTATCTAAATGGTCAGAATTGATAAGGACAATGTAATTACCTTTCGCCTCGTTCGTTCCCATTGGTTGTTCGCCGCTGTGATATAGCAGCACTCTGGCCGATGATAAGGGTGTGTTCAACGGCTTCGTGTAGGTCGACATAatgaggagaggttgtggaTAACTGATTGGTGTTGCTTTCCTCGTCTCAGACACTGTTGCATCTGAAGGTGTCTGACATTGAAATAATGGCCTATACGTACACCATGTGCTGGTAGACTGGGGACGGCTATCCCCTTTAAAAGGGCTAAGCTGTACAGTTGCCGTTCCCGCGGTACCTTGATCGGTGCCAACCCCCATTCTTGGATCACTATCCGACATGCTATGATGGGAGACCGCCCATGTTGATTTCTTGGATGTGGAAGTGACGTTTTCAAAGGAGTCGAGACTGGACGTCTCTAAATCGAATACAAGCGCCCcgcttgttgatggtgatgagggaTCCACGTTCAAGTTTGCTATTAAGGTCATTGTATCCATGATGCTTGTTCTGAATTCTGGTATCAGGTTACTTTTACTCGTCAGATCGACTGAAACGAATCGTGAAGCAGTGGGGTCTTGTTTTGTCTTGAAGATCGTAGTTGGGGGCGGTTTCGGCACAGGTTCCCGCACTATCGACAGGACACCGAATATAGCATTATCATGATCGCGCCTACTGGTGGAAAGACGACTAGGCCGCGAGCTAGAGGAGACTGCCCGACTGAAGgaagtgggatggagagaaacAGTCGTCCTCGTCTGTACGTCTGGAGTCTCTTGTTTGTCTTCTGGCACTTTTGATGCAGGGTACTTTGTGCTCGATATCACCGGCTGCACGCTTGACGTTTGCCGTGTACTGTGTTGGATGTGACCAGGCTGTTGAACTGTGATTGTCTGGGTGGACGTGCTAGTCCTAAGCACTACGGGCAAGCAAAAGGACGGTGAGATCCGGATTTCCGAACTTTCCTGCCATAGTTCCCTGTGTGCAATATTAGGGTTACCGTTCaaattttcttcttgttcatttGGAAAACTGACTCTGTCTGTAGAGGTAAATTCGTTGAAAAGGCCTCTAGCACACTGCCCAATAACAAGACAACAATGGTGAACCATCCTGCTGCCATGGTAGTATACAATTCGATGATTGGATGTGGGCCACTTGGATAATCATTAGTAAAAAGACATAAGTTACATTCGGATATTCTCCATGATACAGATTTCGCTAGGAACGGCTCGAGCATATGGCAGTCCGCGACT harbors:
- a CDS encoding uncharacterized protein (SECRETED:SignalP(1-21);~TransMembrane:1 (n3-14c19/20o463-483i)); translation: MAAGWFTIVVLLLGSVLEAFSTNLPLQTEELWQESSEIRISPSFCLPVVLRTSTSTQTITVQQPGHIQHSTRQTSSVQPVISSTKYPASKVPEDKQETPDVQTRTTVSLHPTSFSRAVSSSSRPSRLSTSRRDHDNAIFGVLSIVREPVPKPPPTTIFKTKQDPTASRFVSVDLTSKSNLIPEFRTSIMDTMTLIANLNVDPSSPSTSGALVFDLETSSLDSFENVTSTSKKSTWAVSHHSMSDSDPRMGVGTDQGTAGTATVQLSPFKGDSRPQSTSTWCTYRPLFQCQTPSDATVSETRKATPISYPQPLLIMSTYTKPLNTPLSSARVLLYHSGEQPMGTNEAKGNYIVLINSDHLDSLSEGSLPRYTISIPSPDRENNRLTGSDNPQPSTTLNSSSMASVTTWSDAGFVDHQTASTTLDVSNGPSRTPKSTDTATATSVRSGSVIDGLRRARTISRRSLGMSVSAAVGGTTIFLLMFVLHRPFYRWICRRRTGMIWIGHASAASRSHHTEPRSPPMQYPEISHFSDDSEADYTKAHRA
- a CDS encoding uncharacterized protein (COG:S;~EggNog:ENOG410PN7M) → MGTSNSDLIQSNADNWQQSNWTMYAYTLMETSATTQEPIYGDGQADGTKGDKVTMHFRWLDRQLHLDRSDQRQDRLHPLHQRWQGLGLGKRCRVCRGQLATLSVLTLVHGYCQRVPFHGWNMRRSGRNGTCF
- a CDS encoding uncharacterized protein (COG:S;~EggNog:ENOG410Q1UX;~TransMembrane:1 (o178-195i)); protein product: MPDEGSERPINHGTPLYLIPDRTICLLRKACRAPEDGQWLRRADLEQVLRLSARLIDPAPRTVLEPLLDSWNANVSQGLHALGLPLEWMGVEAAATYAVMLKNNMVPDAVGQRAARMLLVLNYEEMCQFPECYCPRPRRAAEQKKAYVMNCIAHACGLGDPSKSERDLIHNYLRQGRWLWVIASIVGLGFALICSEELMSTIKNVSLTNNGVNALATHTFYARPAMVALLHSLESAVAHLMSGKISRNLYEAIQDESGILGQSALLQMNEVDRVHLNVQHAGYQDPINLEAVIQDLKNRILANFLGRQLALKHDSPLQTII